Proteins from one Nicotiana tabacum cultivar K326 chromosome 23, ASM71507v2, whole genome shotgun sequence genomic window:
- the LOC107808211 gene encoding histidinol-phosphate aminotransferase, chloroplastic-like isoform X1, translated as MGVIELCNTSSICIGRAKPSCCLIEKNQRRRIICMAASVPVQEESQQKQSVTGDTFIRPHLLKLSPYQPILPFEVLSTRLGRKPEDIVKLDANENPYGPPPEVIEALGAMKFPYIYPDPESRTLRAALAEDSGLESEYILAGCGADELIDLIMRCVLDPGDKILDCPPTFTMYEFDAAVNGAHVIKVPRNPDFSLDVERIAEVVEHEKPKCIFLTSPNNPDGSIIDDATLLKILDLPILVILDEAYVEFSGMESKMKWVKKHENLIVLRTFSKRAGLAGLRVGYGAFPKSIIEFLWRAKQPYNVSVAAEVAACAALKNPAYLENVKEALVQERERLFNLLKEVPFLDPYPSYSNFILCKVTSGMDAKKLKEDLATMGVMIRHYNSKELKGYVRVSVGKPEHTEALMKCLEHFY; from the exons ATGGGTGTAATTGAATTATGCAACACTTCATCTATTTGCATTGGTAGGGCAAAACCCAGTTGTTGTTTAATTGAAAAAAATCAGAGGAGGAGAATCATTTGCATGGCTGCCTCAGTGCCAGTGCAAGAGGAGAGTCAACAGAAACAAAGTGTGACCGGGGATACTTTTATCCGGCCCCATCTTCTTAAATTGTCACCTTATCAACCCATTTTGCCTTTTGAG GTGTTATCCACTCGTCTTGGTAGAAAGCCAGAGGACATTGTGAAATTAGACGCTAACGAGAATCCATATGGCCCTCCTCCAGAG GTAATCGAGGCTTTGGGTGCTATGAAATTTCCATATATTTATCCTGATCCTGAAAGCCGTACCTTGCGTGCTGCCCTTGCTGAAGACTCTGGCCTTGAATCTGAGTATATTCTTGCTGGGTGCGGTGCAGATGAACTCATTGATTTGATAATGCG GTGCGTATTGGATCCTGGTGACAAGATTCTTGACTGTCCACCCACCTTCACAATGTATGAATTTGATGCAGCTGTAAATGGTGCACATGTCATCAAAG TGCCTAGGAACCCAGACTTTAGCCTGGATGTAGAACGGATTGCCGAAGTGGTTGAACATGAGAAACCAAAGTGCATATTTCTGACATCGCCTAATAATCCTGATGGGAG TATAATTGACGATGCAACGCTATTGAAAATACTTGATCTGCCCATATTGGTAATACTGGATGAAGCATATGTTGAGTTTTCTGGAATGGAGTCTAAGATGAAGTGGGTGAAGAAGCATGAGAATCTAATCGTTCTTCGCACATTCAGCAAAAGAGCTG GTTTAGCTGGACTCAGAGTAGGATATGGAGCTTTTCCAAAGAGTATTATTGAATTCCTTTGGCGAGCAAAGCAACCATATAATGTGTCTGTTGCCGCTGAAGTTGCTGCATGTGCTGCACTAAAGAATCCCGCTTATCTGGAG AATGTGAAAGAGGCACTGGTGCAAGAAAGAGAGAGGCTATTTAATCTCTTGAAAGAAGTCCCATTTCTTGATCCATACCCTAGCTATTCTAATTTCATTCTCTGTAAGGTTACGTCTGGAATGGATGCTAAGAAATTGAAG GAGGACCTTGCGACAATGGGAGTGATGATCCGTCACTACAATAGCAAAGAACTGAAGGGATACGTTCGTGTGTCTGTAGGCAAGCCTGAACACACTGAGGCATTAATGAAATGCCTCGAGCACTTCTATTGA
- the LOC107808211 gene encoding histidinol-phosphate aminotransferase, chloroplastic isoform X2, whose protein sequence is MALLQRQVIEALGAMKFPYIYPDPESRTLRAALAEDSGLESEYILAGCGADELIDLIMRCVLDPGDKILDCPPTFTMYEFDAAVNGAHVIKVPRNPDFSLDVERIAEVVEHEKPKCIFLTSPNNPDGSIIDDATLLKILDLPILVILDEAYVEFSGMESKMKWVKKHENLIVLRTFSKRAGLAGLRVGYGAFPKSIIEFLWRAKQPYNVSVAAEVAACAALKNPAYLENVKEALVQERERLFNLLKEVPFLDPYPSYSNFILCKVTSGMDAKKLKEDLATMGVMIRHYNSKELKGYVRVSVGKPEHTEALMKCLEHFY, encoded by the exons ATGGCCCTCCTCCAGAGGCAA GTAATCGAGGCTTTGGGTGCTATGAAATTTCCATATATTTATCCTGATCCTGAAAGCCGTACCTTGCGTGCTGCCCTTGCTGAAGACTCTGGCCTTGAATCTGAGTATATTCTTGCTGGGTGCGGTGCAGATGAACTCATTGATTTGATAATGCG GTGCGTATTGGATCCTGGTGACAAGATTCTTGACTGTCCACCCACCTTCACAATGTATGAATTTGATGCAGCTGTAAATGGTGCACATGTCATCAAAG TGCCTAGGAACCCAGACTTTAGCCTGGATGTAGAACGGATTGCCGAAGTGGTTGAACATGAGAAACCAAAGTGCATATTTCTGACATCGCCTAATAATCCTGATGGGAG TATAATTGACGATGCAACGCTATTGAAAATACTTGATCTGCCCATATTGGTAATACTGGATGAAGCATATGTTGAGTTTTCTGGAATGGAGTCTAAGATGAAGTGGGTGAAGAAGCATGAGAATCTAATCGTTCTTCGCACATTCAGCAAAAGAGCTG GTTTAGCTGGACTCAGAGTAGGATATGGAGCTTTTCCAAAGAGTATTATTGAATTCCTTTGGCGAGCAAAGCAACCATATAATGTGTCTGTTGCCGCTGAAGTTGCTGCATGTGCTGCACTAAAGAATCCCGCTTATCTGGAG AATGTGAAAGAGGCACTGGTGCAAGAAAGAGAGAGGCTATTTAATCTCTTGAAAGAAGTCCCATTTCTTGATCCATACCCTAGCTATTCTAATTTCATTCTCTGTAAGGTTACGTCTGGAATGGATGCTAAGAAATTGAAG GAGGACCTTGCGACAATGGGAGTGATGATCCGTCACTACAATAGCAAAGAACTGAAGGGATACGTTCGTGTGTCTGTAGGCAAGCCTGAACACACTGAGGCATTAATGAAATGCCTCGAGCACTTCTATTGA